In one window of Lampris incognitus isolate fLamInc1 chromosome 3, fLamInc1.hap2, whole genome shotgun sequence DNA:
- the LOC130109279 gene encoding carboxypeptidase N subunit 2-like isoform X1 translates to MPRARLALLLLPLLFRFPSQLCGKVDDSISKDVFGKNMTAIPTNLTKGVTEVFFVGSKITTIPRGSFATNPELKKVEFMGTPTVSIEAGAFEGLPMLRDIEITSTLITSIPVGVFEGLSNLEKLILKLNKLRYLEKGLFDKLAKLKELHLHTNNIHEIEEGTFDDLENLITLHLAKNQLTAVSDNLFSNLIKLQVLRLYENQLTSIPSSIFQNLPNLIEINLSVNNITELPPNLIPHKDKLNKLLLDSNFLTELPDEFFVGFPEMKQLTLHKNQLTVLPAVLFGKMPKLTSLSFSQNNLSSLPDAVFSPLKELTKLDLSKNKITTLSAENFKGLTKIRELNLLNNMLTSLDANTFDNVPSLTTLRLANNKFKTLPEDIFESLKKLSKVYLNGNPWRCDCMLTYLYHWMKANSMKIKSVSPEVCEHPESLRGRKVVSLTEDELVCPTFPPTTTTPATTVITTTTATTPSTTTPSTTATIATTTTRQTTKLPTTQPMTTAFITTLPPTTLTTALTTTETPAETTTTMATSTTPMLTTTISPTTTLPTTTTIPTTTLAPTTPTITITTTPQTTTMTTTTPTITTTTPPPTSSMTTPTTTIMTTPTTTIMTTTTTTTTPTTTMIFTTAITTTVLVTTIATTTPSTVMTTGTTVMPTTTMASTTTTTTTTTTTTTTTTTTYRPTMPQVFFCPAGPKFLHQSSSYTAPRRSRPQDCKAQMLIYNSLLAVEVTCTLVLAKLAKALYSLLQHRERLRARVNLTHFALKKEVVLRPVHEAETVGL, encoded by the coding sequence ATGCCGAGAGCAAGACTTGCACTCCTTCTTCTGCCTTTACTGTTTCGATTCCCATCTCAGCTGTGTGGAAAGGTGGATGATTCAATATCCAAGGACGTTTTTGGCAAAAATATGACAGCAATCCCAACCAATCTGACAAAGGGCGTGACAGAGGTCTTTTTTGTGGGCAGTAAAATCACGACCATACCCAGAGGATCCTTTGCAACAAATCCCGAGCTAAAAAAGGTGGAATTCATGGGTACACCAACGGTATCTATTGAGGCCGGGGCTTTTGAGGGTCTACCAATGCTCAGGGACATTGAGATCACATCCACGCTCATAACGTCGATCCCGGTGGGCGTCTTTGAAGGCCTGAGCAACCTGGAGAAACTTATACTGAAGCTCAATAAACTACGTTATCTGGAGAAGGGCCTTTTTGACAAGCTGGCGAAACTTAAAGAGCTCCACTTACACACCAACAACATTCATGAAATCGAAGAGGGGACTTTTGATGATCTTGAGAACCTCATCACCCTCCACTTAGCTAAAAACCAACTAACTGCTGTATCTGATAACCTCTTCTCAAACCTCATCAAACTACAGGTATTAAGGCTGTATGAAAACCAGCTGACCTCTATTCCTAGCTCGATCTTTCAGAACTTGCCCAACCTGATAGAAATTAATCTGTCTGTAAACAATATAACTGAACTGCCACCTAATCTCATTCCCCACAAAGACAAGCTGAATAAGCTGCTTTTAGATAGCAATTTCCTGACAGAATTACCAGATGAATTTTTTGTGGGCTTCCCTGAGATGAAGCAGCTAACGCTCCACAAGAATCAGCTCACTGTTCTACCTGCGGTGCTATTTGGAAAGATGCCAAAACTGACCAGTTTAAGTTTTAGTCAAAATAACCTTAGCTCTCTCCCTGATGCAGTATTTAGCCCTCTGAAGGAACTAACTAAACTAGATCTGTCCAAAAATAAAATCACTACCTTGTCTGCAGAAAATTTCAAAGGTCTTACGAAAATAAGGGAGCTAAATCTCCTGAACAACATGCTAACATCTCTGGATGCAAACACGTTTGATAATGTCCCCTCTCTGACCACGCTGAGGCTAGCTAACAACAAATTTAAGACACTTCCTGAGGACATTTTTGAGTCCTTAAAGAAACTCAGCAAAGTCTATCTCAATGGAAACCCCTGGCGCTGTGACTGCATGCTTACATATCTGTACCACTGGATGAAAGCCAATTCGATGAAGATCAAGTCAGTGTCTCCTGAGGTGTGTGAACACCCAGAGAGTCTACGGGGACGGAAGGTGGTGTCTCTAACAGAGGATGAGCTTGTGTGCCCCACCTTTCCACCAACCACTACCACACCTGCTACCACCGTCATCACCACAACAACTGCGACCACGCCTTCTACCACCACCCCCTCCACTACCGCAACCATTGCTACGACAACCACCAGGCAAACCACTAAGCTCCCAACCACCCAGCCAATGACCACAGCCTTCATCACCACTTTACCTCCCACAACATTAACTACCGCTCTTACCACGACAGAGACACCCGCAGAAACTACAACCACCATGGCAACAAGCACAACACCAATGCTCACCACAACGATTTCACCCACCACCACCTTGCCAACAACTACAACCATCCCCACCACCACCTTGGCCCCTACCACACCCACGATCACTATTACAacaacaccacaaacaactaccatgacaacaacaacaccaacgaTAACCACaaccacaccaccaccaacaagtTCCATGACAACACCAACAACTACTATTATGACAACACCAACAACTACTattatgacaacaacaacaacaacaacaaccccaacGACAACAATGattttcacaactgctatcacCACGACTGTACTTGTGACTACTATTGCAACGACAACCCCCAGTACTGTGATGACCACAGGCACAACTGTCATGCCAACAACTACCATGGCAagcaccacaacaacaacaacaacaactaccacaaccacaacaaccacaacaacaacatatCGACCAACTATGCCCCAGGTCTTTTTTTGTCCTGCGGGGCCAAAGTTTCTCCATCAATCTTCCTCTTACACTGCGCCACGCAGGAGCAGACCTCAGGATTGCAAGGCCCAAATGCTGATTTACAACAGCCTGTTGGCAGTGGAGGTCACATGCACGCTGGTGCTGGCTAAGTTAGCCAAAGCTCTGTACAGTTTGCTCCAGCACAGGGAAAGGTTGCGTGCCAGGGTGAACCTCACTCACTTTGCCCTCAAGAAAGAGGTGGTCCTCAGGCCCGTGCATGAGGCAGAGACCGTGGGGCTTTAA
- the LOC130109279 gene encoding carboxypeptidase N subunit 2-like isoform X2 has protein sequence MPRARLALLLLPLLFRFPSQLCGKVDDSISKDVFGKNMTAIPTNLTKGVTEVFFVGSKITTIPRGSFATNPELKKVEFMGTPTVSIEAGAFEGLPMLRDIEITSTLITSIPVGVFEGLSNLEKLILKLNKLRYLEKGLFDKLAKLKELHLHTNNIHEIEEGTFDDLENLITLHLAKNQLTAVSDNLFSNLIKLQKISKVLRK, from the exons ATGCCGAGAGCAAGACTTGCACTCCTTCTTCTGCCTTTACTGTTTCGATTCCCATCTCAGCTGTGTGGAAAGGTGGATGATTCAATATCCAAGGACGTTTTTGGCAAAAATATGACAGCAATCCCAACCAATCTGACAAAGGGCGTGACAGAGGTCTTTTTTGTGGGCAGTAAAATCACGACCATACCCAGAGGATCCTTTGCAACAAATCCCGAGCTAAAAAAGGTGGAATTCATGGGTACACCAACGGTATCTATTGAGGCCGGGGCTTTTGAGGGTCTACCAATGCTCAGGGACATTGAGATCACATCCACGCTCATAACGTCGATCCCGGTGGGCGTCTTTGAAGGCCTGAGCAACCTGGAGAAACTTATACTGAAGCTCAATAAACTACGTTATCTGGAGAAGGGCCTTTTTGACAAGCTGGCGAAACTTAAAGAGCTCCACTTACACACCAACAACATTCATGAAATCGAAGAGGGGACTTTTGATGATCTTGAGAACCTCATCACCCTCCACTTAGCTAAAAACCAACTAACTGCTGTATCTGATAACCTCTTCTCAAACCTCATCAAACTACAG AAAATTTCAAAGGTCTTACGAAAATAA